The proteins below are encoded in one region of Tomitella fengzijianii:
- a CDS encoding MFS transporter: protein MRSSPRGPAGGLRGFFSGRVIAFLALTLSALVLRTAVTSITPLLDRIGDEVGFGSAVAGVFGMVPTAMFALFGLLTPLLIGRTGLERVAVLSMVLSGAGLLARALVNDTALLLVFSGVALAGMGIGNVVIPPLVKRYFSDRVAIMSAVYITCVQLGTAVPPLLAVPVADAYGWRWSLGMWALVAAAALLPTLALLRSRRSAEAAARVAVPGASSEDRPAAARPGVVESPVDESAGRRGSLVRTSLAWGLAGMFGMTSLITYSLFTWLPRIFSDAGADEAFGGAMVALFSAMGLIAALAGPTVCARMYNPFPIVLGCAVVYIVGFGGLYFAPMGAPILWVVLLGLGPSTFPMSLTLINLRTRTQSGASRMSGFSQGIGYTAACLGPLLFGVLRDATGGWAWPFAFMLAAMCVMVAGAFFACKPRYLEDLW, encoded by the coding sequence GTGCGCAGCAGTCCGCGGGGGCCCGCAGGCGGATTGCGCGGATTCTTCTCGGGGCGGGTCATCGCCTTCCTGGCCCTGACCTTGTCCGCCCTGGTGCTGCGCACCGCGGTCACCTCCATCACCCCGTTGCTGGACAGGATCGGCGACGAGGTCGGTTTCGGCTCGGCGGTGGCCGGCGTGTTCGGCATGGTGCCCACCGCGATGTTCGCGCTGTTCGGCCTGCTCACTCCGCTGCTCATCGGCCGGACGGGTCTCGAGCGGGTGGCGGTGCTGTCGATGGTCTTGTCCGGTGCCGGGCTGCTGGCCAGGGCACTCGTCAACGACACCGCCCTGCTTCTCGTGTTCTCCGGTGTCGCCCTCGCGGGGATGGGCATCGGCAATGTGGTGATTCCGCCGCTGGTCAAACGCTACTTCTCGGATCGCGTCGCGATCATGAGCGCCGTCTACATCACCTGCGTGCAACTGGGGACCGCGGTGCCGCCCCTGCTGGCGGTCCCCGTGGCGGACGCATACGGGTGGCGATGGTCGCTGGGCATGTGGGCCCTGGTCGCGGCGGCCGCCCTGCTGCCGACGCTCGCGCTGCTGCGGTCGCGGCGCTCCGCGGAGGCCGCCGCGCGCGTGGCCGTGCCCGGAGCGTCCTCGGAGGACCGGCCCGCCGCCGCCCGGCCCGGCGTCGTCGAGAGCCCTGTCGACGAATCCGCGGGCCGTCGAGGTTCGTTGGTGCGTACAAGCCTGGCGTGGGGCCTGGCGGGGATGTTCGGCATGACCTCGCTGATCACCTACTCGCTGTTCACCTGGCTGCCCCGGATCTTCTCCGACGCGGGAGCCGACGAGGCGTTCGGCGGCGCGATGGTGGCGCTGTTCTCCGCGATGGGGCTGATCGCCGCGCTGGCAGGGCCCACAGTCTGCGCGCGCATGTACAACCCCTTCCCGATCGTCCTCGGCTGCGCGGTCGTGTACATCGTCGGCTTCGGCGGGCTGTACTTCGCGCCGATGGGGGCGCCGATCCTGTGGGTGGTCCTGCTGGGCCTCGGGCCGAGCACGTTCCCGATGTCGCTGACGCTGATCAACCTGCGCACCCGTACGCAGTCCGGCGCCTCGCGGATGTCGGGGTTCAGCCAGGGGATCGGTTACACGGCGGCGTGCCTGGGCCCGCTGCTGTTCGGCGTGCTGCGGGACGCGACGGGCGGATGGGCGTGGCCGTTCGCGTTCATGCTCGCGGCGATGTGCGTGATGGTGGCCGGTGCGTTCTTCGCGTGCAAGCCGCGCTATCTCGAGGATCTCTGGTAG
- a CDS encoding FadR/GntR family transcriptional regulator, which produces MQSITRSPGLIDQVTEVLRREIRQGRWPVGSRIPTEPELARITGAGRNTVREAVQSLVHAGLLDRRQGSGTFVLADSSVAAVLRREIDPARRRELLELRQALEVTAATLAAQRRSAADIDDMRRLLGEIDRHHRAGDLDAAARADAALHRAVVVAAHNMTYLEVYEGVVPTMTEEMLAEVADSGTVYLDEHRALVDAIDDRDAARAATTLYGFLSDLLSRDVGPG; this is translated from the coding sequence GTGCAGTCGATCACGAGGAGTCCGGGTCTGATCGACCAGGTGACGGAGGTGCTGCGCCGCGAGATCCGTCAGGGCCGGTGGCCGGTGGGTTCACGGATCCCCACGGAGCCCGAGCTCGCACGGATCACCGGAGCGGGGCGCAACACGGTCCGCGAAGCGGTGCAGTCGCTGGTGCACGCAGGGCTCCTCGACCGCAGGCAGGGCTCCGGCACGTTCGTGCTGGCGGATTCGTCGGTCGCCGCCGTGCTGCGGCGCGAGATCGACCCCGCACGGCGGAGGGAACTTCTGGAACTGCGACAGGCCCTGGAGGTCACCGCCGCGACGCTGGCCGCGCAGCGCCGCAGCGCGGCCGACATCGACGACATGCGCCGGCTGCTCGGCGAGATCGACCGCCACCATCGGGCCGGAGACCTGGACGCCGCGGCGCGCGCGGACGCGGCCCTGCACCGCGCGGTGGTCGTCGCCGCCCACAACATGACCTACCTGGAAGTCTACGAGGGCGTGGTCCCGACGATGACGGAGGAGATGCTCGCCGAAGTCGCCGACTCGGGAACCGTCTACCTCGACGAGCACCGGGCGCTGGTCGACGCCATCGACGACAGGGACGCCGCGCGAGCCGCCACGACGCTGTACGGCTTCCTGTCCGATCTTCTCTCGCGCGATGTAGGTCCCGGATAG
- a CDS encoding ThiF family adenylyltransferase, whose amino-acid sequence MSASGNAAGPLPPLVGVGPGLSDRDRARFHRHTILPQLGEDGQRRLRNARVLVIGAGGLGAPTLMYLTAAGVGTIGIVDFDVVEESNLHRQVIHGEADVGRRKVDSALDSMRAIDSQVRVRLHAEPLDNGNAVEIFGQYDLILDGTDNFATRYLVNDAAVLAGRPYVWGSIFRFSGQVSVFWDGAPDGRGVNYRDLYPEPPAPGTVPSCAEGGVLGVLCAAVGSVMATEAVKLIAGIGRPLLGRLLIYDALEMSHRTIGIRKDPAAPPITGLVDYERLCGAPDAPLVPETSARELAAELDAAAGEGSGRVELIDVREPDEWAIARIPGARLVPLGGFAAGAEDPLAELPPERRVVVYCKSGARSAQATAWLLEHGHRDVCNLAGGIDDWARTVDTAMPRY is encoded by the coding sequence ATGAGCGCGTCGGGGAATGCCGCGGGCCCGCTGCCGCCCCTCGTCGGGGTCGGGCCGGGGCTCAGCGATCGCGACCGGGCGAGATTCCATCGGCACACGATCCTCCCGCAGCTCGGCGAAGACGGTCAGCGGCGGTTGCGCAACGCCCGCGTCCTGGTCATCGGGGCGGGCGGCCTGGGCGCCCCCACGCTGATGTACCTGACCGCGGCGGGTGTCGGCACCATCGGGATCGTCGACTTCGACGTGGTGGAGGAGTCGAATCTGCACCGGCAGGTCATCCACGGAGAGGCCGACGTGGGCCGCCGCAAGGTGGACAGCGCACTGGACTCGATGCGGGCCATCGACTCGCAGGTCCGCGTGCGGCTGCACGCCGAGCCGCTGGACAACGGCAACGCGGTGGAGATCTTCGGCCAGTACGACCTGATCCTGGACGGCACCGACAACTTCGCCACCCGCTACCTGGTCAACGATGCCGCCGTGCTGGCCGGACGCCCCTACGTGTGGGGTTCGATCTTCCGCTTCTCCGGCCAGGTGTCGGTGTTCTGGGACGGCGCGCCGGACGGCCGGGGGGTCAACTACCGGGACCTCTACCCGGAGCCGCCCGCCCCGGGCACGGTCCCGTCGTGCGCCGAAGGCGGAGTGCTGGGCGTGTTGTGCGCGGCGGTCGGCTCGGTCATGGCCACCGAGGCGGTCAAGCTCATCGCGGGCATCGGCCGCCCGCTGCTCGGCCGGCTGCTGATCTACGACGCGCTCGAGATGAGCCACCGGACCATCGGCATCCGCAAGGACCCGGCCGCGCCGCCGATCACGGGGCTCGTCGACTACGAGCGGCTGTGCGGCGCTCCGGACGCGCCGCTCGTGCCGGAGACTTCCGCCCGCGAGCTCGCGGCGGAACTGGATGCCGCCGCCGGGGAGGGGAGCGGGCGCGTGGAGTTGATCGACGTGCGCGAACCGGACGAATGGGCCATAGCGCGCATCCCGGGGGCCAGGCTGGTGCCGTTGGGCGGTTTCGCCGCCGGCGCGGAGGACCCGCTGGCGGAACTGCCGCCGGAGCGCCGGGTGGTCGTGTATTGCAAGTCCGGCGCGCGATCGGCGCAGGCGACAGCGTGGCTCTTGGAGCACGGTCACCGTGACGTGTGCAACCTGGCCGGAGGAATCGACGACTGGGCGCGCACCGTCGACACCGCGATGCCGCGATACTGA
- a CDS encoding MGMT family protein, translated as MAATTEMQVERVRELIAAIPHGRVSTYGAIAGAAGLSTPRTVAWILRVDGGGLPWQRVIRADGRPAPAVRTRQLALLAEEGVPITDGRVDMRHAFHEP; from the coding sequence ATGGCGGCGACCACCGAGATGCAGGTGGAGCGGGTCCGCGAGCTGATCGCCGCGATTCCGCACGGGAGGGTCTCCACCTATGGTGCGATCGCCGGGGCGGCCGGACTGTCCACGCCGCGGACCGTGGCCTGGATACTGCGCGTGGACGGTGGCGGACTGCCCTGGCAGCGGGTGATCCGCGCGGACGGGCGCCCCGCCCCCGCCGTGCGCACGCGGCAGCTGGCACTCCTGGCGGAGGAGGGCGTCCCCATCACCGACGGCCGTGTGGACATGCGGCACGCGTTTCACGAGCCGTGA
- a CDS encoding TIGR02569 family protein: MMPLGDGSGAWRVGEAVVSPVADHARAAWSASVRETLDVDGVRLARPVRSSDGRYVVSGWRADTFITGEPEPRYDEVVSLSVRLHAATSSLARPRFLVQPPAPPYADSDIFALADRAAWEATPFAGVRGLDAIVAAGPDGDRSSELVRQLASLRKPVETPAQVVHGDLFSTVLFAGAAAPGIRDIVPYWRPAPWAAAVIVVDAISWGGADEGLIERWGVLPEWPQMLLRAMIFRLAVHALHDRATTGVLPGLERTADLVRLVV, from the coding sequence ATGATGCCGTTGGGTGACGGTTCGGGCGCGTGGCGCGTGGGCGAGGCGGTGGTGTCGCCGGTGGCCGACCATGCGCGGGCGGCCTGGTCGGCGAGTGTGCGCGAAACCCTGGACGTGGACGGCGTGCGGTTGGCCCGGCCCGTGCGCTCGAGCGACGGTCGATACGTGGTGTCCGGTTGGCGGGCGGACACCTTCATCACCGGCGAACCCGAGCCCCGCTACGACGAGGTGGTGTCGCTGTCGGTGCGGCTGCACGCCGCGACGTCCTCCCTGGCGCGCCCGCGGTTCCTGGTGCAGCCGCCCGCTCCGCCGTACGCCGACTCCGACATCTTCGCCCTGGCGGACCGGGCCGCATGGGAGGCCACGCCGTTCGCCGGCGTCCGCGGCCTCGACGCGATCGTCGCGGCGGGGCCGGACGGCGACCGCAGCAGCGAGCTGGTGCGCCAGTTGGCGTCGCTGCGCAAGCCCGTGGAAACTCCTGCGCAGGTGGTGCACGGCGACCTCTTCAGCACTGTCCTGTTCGCCGGCGCGGCCGCCCCGGGCATCCGGGACATCGTGCCGTATTGGCGCCCCGCCCCGTGGGCCGCGGCGGTGATCGTCGTGGACGCGATCTCGTGGGGCGGTGCGGACGAGGGCCTGATCGAACGCTGGGGCGTGCTGCCGGAGTGGCCGCAGATGCTGTTGCGGGCCATGATCTTCCGGCTGGCCGTCCACGCCCTGCACGACCGGGCCACCACGGGCGTGCTGCCGGGGCTGGAACGCACCGCCGACCTGGTGCGGCTGGTGGTCTAG
- a CDS encoding ATP-dependent helicase has product MAVSGSDVGTSRPRARLVRAAQDASPPRVWDEGAASLLTQAAATAGGGAGSAARPAVQVLGGPGTGKTALLVDAAVARLAAGADPESVLVLTQSTRAAAAMRAQITRRLFAGRPDAASRATREPMVRTVHSYAFGVLRLHASAHGNPPPQLITGAEKDAVIRELLRGDAEDIAEGGTAARRAWPRRLQPALGLVGFARELRDVMLRAAERGYGPEDLVRLGASHGRADWQAIGRFAARYEQSMLLRSSVGMEAPQASAPALDAAELVSAALEAFALDPDLLAAERERVRCLLVDDAHHLDPQAAALVRLVSAGAGMTVVAGDGDQQAFRFRGADAAYLESVADAGSPQRIVLTACRRSGSALVDLGARVAGRLPGAAPQRGPSAAPGSGQGAAEVRVLTTPAHEATLIADALRRAHLGDGVPWSEMAVIVRSVPASSAVLRRALTAAGVPVATASNELPLARQRGASALLIALRAITAHSGTAESAGGFSADDALALVSGPVGGADPVALRRLRRGIRREELAAGRDRDSVEVIRVVLAGGGAGAGGAADLPRGLSEVESAPLQRVRDVLDAGRAALRAGSGVEEVLWALWQTSGLEGRWVADSARGGPAGAQADRDLDAVVALFDAASDFVDGLPAAHPSGFVAYIEDQELPGQAGTIAGASADAVSLLSAHSAAGREWDTVAVAAVQEGLWPNLRARGTLLGAEDLVDVMDGRTAQPDSDEPRLRISRTAELLADERRLFLVACTRARRRLLVTAVDSDGGEELVPSRFLEGLAAVEGGTSADGADRADGAADGPGEGSAADSIPAAESGGRRVLAPGPLVGELRAAVSAPVGTDPAARERRRRAAGQLARLARAGVPGAHPRQWYGLAAVSTSEPLWGADDGPVALSPSNVETLRNCGLRWFLERNGGNDGAQISAVAGTLVHTLVQAVAADLPEDEVARQMDDAWQQVDLGSQWYSRHELERHRSMLAGFRGWLRATRTELTESGVEVAVDVVLEAPEGSGLPGVRLRGRIDRLERDPDGRFVVVDVKTARNPVTAGEAADHAQLAAYQVALAAGAVDGERGDPGGGRLVFVAKSNKDGVATERVQAPLDGAGVEQWRDVIHEAAAATRGPGFTAQVNDTCRHCSVKTSCPVQADGRHVTE; this is encoded by the coding sequence ATGGCGGTGAGCGGATCGGACGTCGGCACGTCGCGCCCCCGGGCGAGGCTGGTGCGCGCCGCGCAGGACGCATCGCCCCCGCGGGTGTGGGATGAGGGCGCGGCGTCGTTGCTGACGCAGGCCGCGGCGACGGCAGGAGGCGGCGCAGGGTCGGCCGCCCGGCCGGCCGTGCAGGTGCTCGGCGGGCCCGGGACGGGGAAGACGGCGCTGCTGGTGGACGCCGCGGTGGCACGGCTTGCTGCCGGCGCGGACCCGGAAAGCGTGCTGGTGCTGACGCAGTCCACACGTGCGGCGGCGGCGATGCGCGCGCAGATCACCAGGCGGCTGTTCGCCGGACGGCCGGACGCCGCGTCCCGTGCCACGCGGGAACCGATGGTGCGCACCGTCCACTCCTACGCGTTCGGCGTGCTGCGTTTGCACGCTTCGGCCCACGGCAATCCGCCCCCGCAGCTCATCACCGGCGCGGAGAAGGACGCGGTGATCCGGGAACTGTTGCGCGGGGACGCCGAGGACATCGCCGAGGGCGGGACGGCCGCGCGCCGTGCCTGGCCGCGTCGCCTGCAACCGGCGCTCGGCCTGGTCGGTTTCGCCCGCGAGCTCCGCGACGTCATGCTGCGCGCCGCAGAACGCGGGTACGGCCCCGAGGACCTCGTGCGGCTCGGGGCGTCGCATGGCCGTGCGGACTGGCAGGCGATCGGCAGGTTCGCGGCCCGCTACGAGCAGTCGATGCTGTTGCGTTCGTCGGTGGGGATGGAGGCTCCGCAGGCGAGCGCGCCCGCGCTCGACGCCGCCGAACTCGTCAGCGCGGCCCTGGAGGCATTCGCTCTGGACCCGGACCTGCTGGCGGCGGAGCGCGAGCGGGTGCGATGCCTGCTGGTCGACGACGCGCACCACCTGGACCCGCAGGCCGCGGCGCTGGTGCGGCTGGTCTCCGCGGGAGCGGGGATGACGGTCGTGGCGGGCGACGGCGACCAGCAGGCCTTCCGCTTCCGCGGCGCGGACGCGGCCTACCTCGAATCGGTAGCGGATGCGGGCAGCCCGCAGCGGATCGTCTTGACCGCGTGCCGACGGTCCGGGAGTGCGCTGGTGGACCTCGGCGCGCGCGTGGCGGGGCGGCTCCCCGGCGCGGCGCCGCAGCGCGGGCCCTCCGCGGCCCCCGGCTCCGGGCAGGGGGCCGCGGAGGTCCGGGTGCTGACCACCCCGGCCCACGAGGCGACCCTCATCGCCGATGCGCTGCGGCGTGCGCACCTGGGGGACGGCGTGCCGTGGTCGGAGATGGCGGTGATCGTGCGGTCGGTGCCCGCCTCGTCGGCGGTGCTGCGGCGGGCGCTCACCGCGGCGGGGGTGCCCGTGGCCACCGCGTCGAACGAGCTTCCGCTGGCGCGGCAGCGCGGCGCCTCCGCGCTGCTGATCGCCTTGCGTGCGATCACCGCGCACAGCGGCACGGCAGAGAGCGCCGGCGGATTCAGTGCGGACGACGCGCTGGCCCTCGTGTCCGGTCCGGTCGGCGGCGCCGATCCGGTGGCCCTGCGGCGGCTGCGCAGGGGCATCCGAAGGGAAGAACTGGCGGCGGGCCGCGATCGCGATTCGGTCGAGGTCATCCGCGTGGTGCTGGCGGGGGGAGGGGCCGGGGCCGGCGGCGCAGCGGACCTGCCCCGGGGGCTCAGCGAGGTGGAATCCGCACCCCTGCAGCGGGTCCGCGACGTGCTCGATGCGGGGCGCGCGGCGCTGCGTGCCGGGAGCGGCGTCGAGGAGGTGCTCTGGGCGCTGTGGCAGACCAGCGGGCTCGAGGGGCGCTGGGTGGCGGATTCCGCCCGCGGCGGGCCGGCCGGAGCGCAGGCCGACCGCGACTTGGACGCGGTGGTCGCGCTCTTCGACGCCGCCTCGGATTTCGTCGACGGGCTGCCCGCCGCGCACCCGTCGGGCTTCGTCGCGTACATCGAGGATCAGGAGTTGCCAGGACAGGCCGGCACCATTGCCGGGGCGTCGGCCGACGCGGTGTCGTTGCTCAGCGCGCATTCCGCAGCGGGACGCGAGTGGGACACCGTCGCCGTGGCGGCCGTGCAGGAGGGCCTCTGGCCCAACCTGCGCGCGCGCGGCACGTTGCTGGGCGCCGAGGACCTCGTCGACGTCATGGACGGCCGGACCGCGCAACCGGACTCCGACGAGCCGCGCCTCCGCATCTCCCGCACCGCCGAGCTCCTCGCAGACGAACGGCGGCTGTTTCTGGTGGCGTGCACGCGTGCGCGGCGGCGGCTGCTGGTGACGGCGGTGGACTCGGACGGCGGGGAGGAGCTCGTCCCCTCGCGCTTCCTCGAGGGGCTCGCCGCCGTGGAGGGCGGGACGAGCGCCGATGGCGCCGATCGCGCCGACGGCGCCGCGGACGGCCCGGGAGAGGGGTCCGCGGCGGATTCGATCCCGGCGGCCGAATCGGGCGGACGCAGGGTCCTCGCCCCGGGGCCGCTGGTCGGTGAGCTGCGTGCAGCAGTGTCCGCACCGGTCGGAACCGACCCCGCCGCGCGGGAGCGTCGCCGCCGTGCCGCAGGTCAACTGGCGCGGCTCGCCCGGGCGGGCGTCCCGGGGGCGCATCCACGCCAGTGGTACGGGCTGGCCGCCGTCAGCACCTCGGAACCGCTGTGGGGGGCGGACGACGGCCCGGTGGCGCTCTCCCCGTCCAACGTGGAGACCTTGCGCAACTGCGGTCTGCGCTGGTTCCTGGAGCGCAACGGCGGGAACGACGGCGCGCAGATCTCCGCTGTGGCCGGCACGCTGGTGCACACCCTGGTCCAGGCGGTGGCCGCCGACCTGCCGGAGGACGAGGTCGCCCGCCAGATGGACGACGCCTGGCAGCAGGTCGACCTGGGTTCGCAGTGGTACTCGCGCCACGAGCTCGAGCGGCATCGCAGCATGCTCGCCGGGTTCCGCGGCTGGCTGCGGGCCACCCGCACCGAACTCACCGAGTCGGGGGTGGAGGTCGCCGTGGACGTGGTGTTGGAGGCGCCGGAGGGGTCGGGTTTGCCCGGTGTGCGATTGCGTGGGCGGATCGACCGGCTCGAACGCGACCCGGACGGCCGCTTCGTCGTCGTCGACGTCAAGACCGCACGCAATCCGGTCACCGCCGGCGAGGCCGCCGATCACGCGCAGCTCGCCGCGTATCAGGTGGCACTGGCGGCCGGCGCCGTCGACGGAGAGCGCGGCGACCCCGGCGGCGGCCGGCTGGTGTTCGTGGCGAAGTCGAACAAGGACGGTGTCGCGACGGAACGCGTGCAGGCGCCCCTCGATGGCGCGGGCGTTGAACAATGGCGGGACGTCATCCACGAGGCGGCGGCGGCCACCCGCGGCCCCGGCTTCACCGCCCAGGTGAACGACACCTGCCGGCACTGCTCGGTGAAGACGAGCTGTCCCGTGCAAGCCGATGGAAGGCATGTGACCGAATGA
- a CDS encoding alpha/beta fold hydrolase: MHLHRFGPTRRTPDVLALHGLTGHGRRWASLARTWLPDLAVLAPDLRGHGRSPWGPPWTVDAQVRDLAATLREEGAEPLVVVGHSYGANIAVRLARAHPAAVRALVLLDPAMGLEPDRAREIADAYLHSPDYPDAATARADKLHGGWADVDPAVLDADIAEHLVASPFGGVTWRVCAPAMVAAWAEMALPAVPPPAVPTDLVRATRVQPPFLADQVVDQWHAQLGGLLTVHAVDCEHMVSQSHPELVAKLVRRALEPED, from the coding sequence ATGCACCTGCACCGGTTCGGCCCGACGCGACGCACCCCCGATGTGCTGGCGCTGCACGGACTCACCGGCCACGGCAGGCGCTGGGCCTCCCTCGCGCGGACGTGGCTCCCCGACCTCGCGGTTCTCGCCCCGGACCTGCGTGGGCACGGCCGTTCCCCGTGGGGCCCGCCTTGGACCGTCGACGCCCAGGTCCGGGATCTGGCCGCAACACTGCGAGAGGAGGGCGCGGAGCCGCTCGTCGTCGTCGGGCATTCCTACGGGGCCAACATCGCCGTGCGGCTGGCCCGCGCGCATCCGGCGGCCGTGCGCGCCCTGGTGCTGCTCGACCCGGCGATGGGGCTCGAACCGGACAGGGCGCGCGAGATCGCCGACGCCTACCTGCACTCGCCCGACTATCCGGACGCCGCCACGGCGCGCGCCGACAAGCTCCACGGCGGCTGGGCCGACGTCGACCCCGCCGTCCTCGACGCGGACATCGCCGAGCACCTGGTCGCCTCCCCCTTCGGCGGCGTCACCTGGCGCGTCTGCGCGCCGGCGATGGTGGCCGCGTGGGCGGAGATGGCGCTGCCGGCCGTGCCGCCGCCGGCCGTGCCCACGGATCTCGTACGTGCCACCCGGGTGCAACCGCCGTTCCTGGCGGATCAGGTGGTGGACCAATGGCACGCCCAGCTCGGCGGGCTGCTGACCGTGCACGCGGTCGACTGCGAGCACATGGTCTCCCAGTCGCATCCCGAGTTGGTGGCGAAGCTGGTGCGCCGCGCGCTGGAACCGGAGGACTGA
- a CDS encoding DUF3152 domain-containing protein, with amino-acid sequence MAGAVRDRGPEPQYADGQRVRDSADEQGGFSFPSWNQPLRARWDPTFGPQRPRARRSEREGIRRQTRLGRFVSQYGWRAYAIPVLVLVTVFVIIEAFRGGGSSSAESPSLGTRLSDVNGIVGAPVADGRFDASVPSAALPDGGAFTVQGAGTFHIVPGTTGQVGQGTQHVYTYTVDVEDGVDTTGYGGDEAFASLVDHTLANPKSWINDPTVAFRRVDTPDADFHVALTSQMTVRQSCGYDIPVETSCYNADLKRVVLNEPRWVRGAVAFQGDIGSYRQYMVNHEIGHAIGYAQHQPCQSDGGLAPIMMQQTFGVANDDIAKLDPEGVVPKNGMTCNPNPWPFPRS; translated from the coding sequence ATCGCCGGGGCCGTGCGCGACCGCGGTCCCGAGCCGCAGTACGCCGACGGTCAACGCGTGCGAGATTCTGCCGATGAGCAGGGCGGATTCTCGTTTCCGTCGTGGAACCAGCCGCTGCGCGCACGGTGGGACCCCACCTTCGGTCCGCAGCGCCCGCGTGCCCGGCGCAGCGAGCGTGAGGGCATCCGGCGCCAGACCCGGTTGGGGCGGTTCGTCTCGCAGTACGGCTGGCGCGCCTACGCGATCCCCGTGCTCGTGCTGGTGACGGTGTTCGTGATCATCGAGGCGTTCCGCGGCGGCGGGTCCTCCAGCGCCGAGTCGCCCAGCCTGGGCACCCGGCTCTCGGACGTCAACGGCATCGTCGGCGCCCCCGTCGCGGACGGCCGCTTCGACGCGTCGGTGCCCTCGGCGGCGCTTCCGGACGGCGGCGCGTTCACCGTGCAGGGCGCCGGCACGTTCCACATCGTCCCCGGCACCACGGGGCAGGTGGGGCAGGGCACGCAGCACGTGTACACGTACACGGTCGACGTCGAGGACGGCGTCGACACCACCGGGTACGGCGGGGACGAGGCGTTCGCCAGCCTGGTCGACCACACGCTGGCCAACCCGAAGAGCTGGATCAACGATCCGACGGTCGCATTCCGGCGCGTCGACACCCCGGACGCCGACTTCCACGTCGCCCTCACCTCGCAGATGACGGTGCGGCAGAGCTGCGGATACGACATCCCCGTGGAGACCTCCTGCTACAACGCCGACCTCAAGCGGGTCGTGCTCAACGAGCCGCGCTGGGTGCGCGGGGCGGTGGCCTTTCAGGGCGACATCGGCTCGTACCGGCAGTACATGGTCAACCACGAGATCGGCCATGCCATCGGTTACGCGCAGCACCAGCCGTGCCAGAGCGACGGCGGGCTCGCGCCGATCATGATGCAGCAGACCTTCGGCGTCGCCAACGACGACATCGCCAAGCTCGATCCGGAAGGCGTGGTCCCGAAGAACGGCATGACGTGCAACCCCAACCCGTGGCCGTTCCCGAGATCATGA
- a CDS encoding MinD/ParA family ATP-binding protein has protein sequence MPDVGYPGAQNFGSAPADPPWLAGRARAEPPVAAQAPDAQTPARHAPSVTEAAAPLKSPAPSALGKTQAPTEPASPAAARPGTRAPARPSPEPRTPAHQQLSDLDLLQRSKRPPSGGWRRAVHVASGRLINPGESRADAAHRELVARIDQPIRGDYRIAVLSLKGGVGKTTTTIGLGSTFASVRGDRVIAVDANPDLGTLGQRVRSQTTSTARGLLEDPRIRRYSDVRAHTSQARSRLEVIASEKDPAVSEAFSEQNYRSVLRILQSYYNIVLTDCGTGLMHSAMAGVLDTADSLVLVTSPAIDGARSALATLDWLEHHDRGDLVEGCVVVINSAGRGSNAVKMPRLQELFAGRCRVVHTIPFDPHLAEGSEVDLDLLGRGTRRAFLELAAVVAEGFSLPRR, from the coding sequence ATGCCAGACGTCGGGTATCCAGGCGCGCAGAACTTCGGCTCCGCACCGGCGGACCCGCCCTGGCTCGCAGGCAGGGCACGGGCGGAACCGCCGGTCGCCGCACAGGCCCCCGACGCACAGACCCCCGCCAGGCACGCCCCGTCCGTCACGGAAGCCGCGGCGCCGCTGAAGTCACCGGCACCGTCGGCTCTCGGGAAGACGCAGGCTCCTACGGAACCCGCATCCCCCGCCGCTGCGCGGCCCGGTACACGTGCGCCCGCACGGCCTTCCCCCGAGCCCCGCACGCCGGCACACCAGCAACTGTCCGACCTGGACCTGCTCCAGCGGTCCAAGCGCCCGCCCTCCGGCGGCTGGCGCCGCGCCGTGCACGTGGCCTCGGGCAGGTTGATCAACCCGGGGGAATCGCGCGCGGACGCCGCTCATCGCGAGCTCGTGGCGCGCATCGACCAGCCGATCCGCGGCGACTACCGCATCGCGGTGCTGTCGCTCAAAGGCGGGGTCGGCAAGACGACCACCACCATCGGCCTGGGCTCCACGTTCGCGTCCGTGCGCGGCGACAGGGTCATCGCCGTCGACGCGAATCCCGACCTCGGCACCCTCGGCCAGCGGGTACGTTCGCAGACCACGTCCACTGCGCGGGGCCTGCTGGAGGATCCGCGCATCCGCCGCTATTCCGATGTGCGCGCCCACACCTCCCAGGCGCGCAGCAGGCTCGAGGTGATCGCGTCCGAGAAGGATCCCGCGGTCTCGGAGGCGTTCAGCGAGCAGAACTACCGGTCGGTGCTGCGAATCCTTCAGTCTTACTACAACATCGTGCTGACGGACTGCGGCACGGGCCTCATGCACTCCGCGATGGCGGGCGTCCTCGACACCGCGGACTCGCTGGTGCTCGTCACCTCTCCCGCCATCGACGGGGCGCGCAGCGCGCTGGCGACGCTCGACTGGCTCGAACACCACGACCGGGGCGACCTGGTGGAGGGCTGCGTGGTCGTCATCAACTCCGCCGGGCGCGGCTCGAACGCCGTCAAGATGCCCCGTTTGCAGGAACTGTTCGCCGGCCGATGCCGCGTCGTCCACACGATCCCGTTCGACCCGCACCTGGCAGAGGGGTCGGAGGTGGACCTGGACCTGCTCGGCCGGGGCACGCGCAGGGCGTTCCTCGAGCTCGCCGCGGTGGTGGCGGAGGGATTCTCACTCCCGCGCCGATAG